DNA from Gemmatimonadaceae bacterium:
CCGATGTCGCCGCCGCGCTGTGCCGTGTCGCCGAGGAGGCGCCGCTCAACGGCATCGTCGAGATCGGCGGACCGCAGCAGTTTCGTTTCGACGACTTCATCAGGCAGGCGCTCGAGGCGTATCACGACCATCGCGTCGTGGTTGCCGATCCCGAGGCACGCTACTTCGGCGCGGTCTTGGACGATCACAGCCTGGTCCCCGGCGCCGGCGCCAGACTCGGAGAAACGCGCTTTCAGGATTGGCTGCAGTCGAGCGCCGTCCCCGCCCACGCCTAACCGCGCGACGGACACCAGGCAGTTTCACCGCGATCGAATGGATGGGCGCCGCTCGCGCGCATGGAGCGGCGCGCCATCCATCGGACGCTTGTGCCATTGAGGAGGACAAAGCAATGACGTTCAAGATTTCGGCCGCCGCGCTGGCAGCGATGTTCGTGTGCGTCGCCAGTGCATCGGCGATCGCGCAGGAACCCAAAGTCACGCCGGTATTGACGAAGCAGCTGGCGGACATTCCAGGGAAGGACCTGCTGGTGCTGACGGTCGAGTACGCGCCGGGCGCGGCGGATTCGCCGCACCGGCACAATGCGGACGCGCTGGTCTACGTGCTCGAGGGGTCGGTCATCGAGCAGGTGAAGGGTGGGAAGCCGGACACGTTGACAGCCGGGCAGACCTTTTACGAACGTCCGGAGGACATCCACATCGTGGGGCGGAACGCGAGCACCACGCAGCCCGCCAAATTGCTGGCGATTCTCGTGAAGAAACGAGGCGCTCCGCCGCTGGTGCCGGTGAAAGCGAGCCAGACCCCGTAGCGGCGCGGGGGCTCACGATCGGAGCACCATGATGGGGAAGGGACGGATCGAAGCCTTCAGCGACGGCGTGTTGGCGATCATCATCACCATCATGGTGCTCGAGATGAAGACACCGCCTAACGCATCGCTCGGCGCCTTACGGCCGCTGACGGCGGTGTTTCTGAGCTATGCGCTGAGCTTCTTGTACATCGGCATTTATTGGAGCAACCATCATCACCTGCTGTACGTGACGCACCGCGTTGGCGGCGCGATCATGTGGGCCAATCTGCACTTGCTGTTCTGGCTGTCGTTGGTGCCGTTCGTGACACGATGGATGGGGGAGAGCCATTTCGCGCCGGTGCCGACGATGTTGTACGGCGTCGTGTTGCTGCTCGCGGCACTCGCGTACTGGGTGCTCGAATCC
Protein-coding regions in this window:
- a CDS encoding cupin domain-containing protein; the encoded protein is MTFKISAAALAAMFVCVASASAIAQEPKVTPVLTKQLADIPGKDLLVLTVEYAPGAADSPHRHNADALVYVLEGSVIEQVKGGKPDTLTAGQTFYERPEDIHIVGRNASTTQPAKLLAILVKKRGAPPLVPVKASQTP
- a CDS encoding TMEM175 family protein, producing MMGKGRIEAFSDGVLAIIITIMVLEMKTPPNASLGALRPLTAVFLSYALSFLYIGIYWSNHHHLLYVTHRVGGAIMWANLHLLFWLSLVPFVTRWMGESHFAPVPTMLYGVVLLLAALAYWVLESAILRKEGAGSTLAAAIGSERKAKVSLVLNAAAIPLAFVRPWIAGVLYAVVVMLWLVPDRRIERAVTHVRQEIDPAD